GATTCAAATGATTTTTCATGAACtttgtgttttttataattGAATACCACGCTTTGCAAACTGTCTTAAATGTCAAAAGATATTTTACCGGCAATCTTGACAAAATTTCTATCAGAATATCCTCCGACAGTTCCATCTTTGCCACTTTTTTTGTATGTCTTCCTGCTCCATCCATCCTTGCAGGTGAAAGACATAATAGTTGTTAAGTTTGATTACTAAGACAATGGGAGAAAGTTGAACTTAGATTTGTGGCTAATATGAAACCATAGCTTCGAATTTAAACAAAATCGTACAACAATTAGGGAAGAAAATATCAATTTGTATAATTACGATTGCAGGTGAAACAACATACCAAACTCAACTTGGTAAATGAACCAGACTCGAGTAAAAAAGGAAACATGTATGAGTCAATTCTTTTCCACATAGAAGTGGTAACACATCATATTTTCTTAAAATTTTAATTCACGTGAAAAATTTATCTTACGTGTCGTAAGTTTCCATTCCAATGACTATTATTACAGGAATTCAGTCAAAAAGGCTACAGGAGAAATCAAATATAAAGTTTTATGAGTTTGATGTTCAGATTTGAAGTTTTGTGCCATTAGGATTATGAATGCAATTaacaccaaatttcatagatAGCTTATAATGAAATAAACAATCAAGAAATTTCAGAGAATGTAAGTTTCATGAAAATGGCCAAACAGGAACATAAAAAACACAACTGTCATGGAACAAAATGGGCTTAGATGAGATCAAATCCAATAAAAATACACTAGAAAATATTACATGAAAACTAACATTAATCAAGAATGGAATAGTTgattcactacaagaaaaataaaatataaatatagacTTAATTGTTCTATTAACACCTCTCAGTTACTGAAACCATCTTGGTGATACTAAACTCTCAACATAATGGGAAGCATAAAACCTGCCTACGAACTCCGGCCGATGCATAATATTAATGTAACCATCTTCTGGGTCAATAGTTCTTAGTCCATGTTCCCGGGTATGGACTAAAACCTTTCCACCCCTTGCACAACAATGGCGGATAAAATCCAATCTTTGGTCCTTGTAATTGAACATAGACACAACCTCACCCGGTGTATTCACAAGATCCAATCTTTCTTCCACCATATCAAAATATACAATAAATTCTGCTACCTTACCATCAACAAAATGACTTCCAATCCAATGGAGACGATTTCTTGTATAAATACTCATGTTTTGGTCAATCACGTATCTGAAGTTTTTTGGTATTTTCTTCTTACTCCATGAACTACTTTTCAGTGAAAAGACTTTAACAAATCTACTATTGTTATGCGTATATTTAGGTACTCTCACAATCTTGTAATCATCAGTAGTTGAATCATAACCTATTGCAACACAAAATCTATCTAAATCTGGACGCCTTTTTGTCTTATCCATTGGAATTATCTTATACTCCAGAGGAAGAGATGGATTCCAAATGAGGATGCCATGTCCAGACACATTGAAGCATATTAATCCGTTACAGTAGTTACAAACTTCGACAAGCTTGAATGGAAAACCAACTTCTTTAGCATGTATACTGCCATCCAAATTTTCATTATAGAGAAAACAACGGTTGGAAGCATCCCAAGAAGGAATATGTAGACCAAGTAGATTGTCGTGCTGATTGGAATGGATAGAATTAGCATGATTCAAATGCTTTTTTATGGACTGCTTGCTATTTATAATTGAATACCAAGACTTACAGACCATCTTAAATCTCAAAAGAGATTTCACAGGCAATCTTGACAGAATCTCTATCAGAATTTCCTCTATTAGTTCCACCACTGCATCTTCTTTTGTACATCTTCCTCCTCCATCCATCCTTAATGTGAAAGACATAATAATtgttaagtttaattacaacgaCAATGGGAGAAAGTTGAACTCACAACAAATTAACTATTCTAAATTTTAAAGAGATAAAATTCTAAGCTCATGGAAACAAAAAATCCACCCAATCAAACAGTTGGGATAAATCGTCTTTCTTCCTTCCAAAACCTGATCAGAACTCGGGCAGAAAATTCTAAATTTAATGGTACAAAACTCTGATCGAGATAAGAGAGAAAACAAAACTCAGTAAAATTCTAACTTCTGCTGATCGATATAACAGAAAAACAGAGAAAACAAAACTCATTAGGTGCTAATTTTGCTAGATTTATGGCCAATATGAAACCCTAGTTTCGAATTTAAACCAAAAACATACAATAATCATGAGGAAGAAAATATCAATTCGGATAATTACGAGTTCTAACCTGATCGATGTGAATGGATTATGAGGAAGAACAATCAATCTCAGCAAAATTTCACCCAAATTCCAAACAATCTTAGTATTGTGTTGAGAGTGAATATAAGGAAACTGAAGGGTCTATCTTAATACACAGATATAAGGAAACTGCAAACCCTTCTAttcctatttttccttttctttttcatttttctagtgaataAGTTACAAAAATACCCCAAAGTTAATATAAGGAAACTGCAAAATCTGTGTTAATACAGATAATATAAAGAAACTGCAATCCTTTCCcttcctatttttctttttcttttataaaaatacCCCCAAAGTTAATTAGGGGTGAGCAAAAAGTCCAATAACTGATAACCCAACTGAAATTcttatttggttcggttattttaataatttggtTCGGTTGTCAAATTTTCCTTGTTCGATATTTGGTTATCATTTCGGTTATTCCGGAAAAAATATTAGTTTAACCGAAAACCgaactaaatatatatttaaataaacataatataattttacttatGGCCTAATGCATACctagccccctaaagttgtccgttttattcatttaaccccctcaccttacgggacaaccctttaaccccctaaaatccataaaaatggtatttctcacccccttaacttgtccaaatttgtcattttaccccttctcaaATTAAAGTATGCATTAGGccttttacttatttatttgtttttcatactttaatttgtacAAGAAATcccaaaattttagttttaaacattattgaattaatttgtaatatataaggtatttggttaattgaatttgaaattataaattttaaattaatgaaactccaatttcataatttataaaattttaaatatttaaattaagaaTATAAAAATTTCGGTTATTTGGttggtaaccgaaccgaaccaaaaaaaatcGGTTCGGTCAATTTTGgttattttagttatttggtACGGTTTGATTTTTAAAACTATACaaaattcggttcggttataaCCGAACCAATGCTCACCTCTAAAGTTAATATAAGGAAACTGCAATGTTAGTGTTAATACTTAGGGGGTATTTGGTAGCTGTTTTTCgacctcttgtttgccttttcactttgaaaatgagagtttaaggtgtttggttagacacctcctgtttgctttttctagccgaaaagtagctttttataaaagcagggaaTCCCTGCTTTTTGAAACAACagccttttcaaacagcaaaaagcaaaccgtaacaggaaacagcaaatagcagataaaacaaacggacccttatAATATAAGGAAACTGCAATCccttctattcttttttttttctttttccagtGGATAAGTTACAAAAATACCTCCAAAGTATCATAAGCAATTTTACTTTAATAGGATCATTTTTGGGTATGGGCAGGAGAGGCGTCTGCTTAGGGCCCGAGAGAGGAGCCAAaaactaataatttttttaaaataataatacaaaaaattaaatcttaaaaaaCGGTAACGTAGTTCTAATCCTAAATCTAAACAAATCGAAGCACACATCTCAGTACAATAAAAGTAGggacccaaaaataaaaaatttataagaaaaattaaaatctcaaaAGATGAATCAATGATGATTATAGTTTCTAGTGCTAAACAATCACAAGACACAATTTTATgattatattttcttataacAATTTTTGTCATGTTAATGTAGATttcagaaataaaatattacaattgaCTTTGACAAACTTGTTGATGTGAGTATTTAAAATTCTTGAGTTTGTATCTGGTGAAagtttttttaagttaaaattattgaaaactATTTGAGATTGCTGATGTCAGAGCAAATTGATGTAAACACTATTTTAATGATTCTACATTTAAAAATAcaagtagaaaatatttatctGAGAAACTCAATATTTAAAGCcagataaattatatttttttatatgcatataaatatttttattagatatcctttaaaatattataatttttctcctaatatttttaagtaataccaattttacttatatttaataaacaatttatacatacttatttattgctatttttttatccgttatttaactgtcatattgaacattccaaatatcaattatgtctaaaatatttattttgttgcTAATACAATCACAAACAATTTGCAAAAGAATATATTTTAAGTTTGCGAGATACATATTAGTTAATCACAAaaaattgcataaaatatttactTTGTTATTCACATAGTTATAAACAATTTGCCAAAATACAAAATTTATCGATTTTTTTGAAAGATCTAATGTGACAACCAAATAACGGTCAAACTAATCCATTCAATTTTCTATTAGGTAtgtataaaattgattttatttgaaaatgttAAGGATACAATTAAATAATTTTGGACGTTAGAAGTAAATATGCACTTCTCAAGAAATGATAGTGACAAATTTGGACTTTATCCCTTATTAGGGAGCACTTTATGCAATCATAAATCCCGATATATCCACTCATTATGTTATCAATCATCGGTAATAGATAACTATCAGGCCTCATCTCAATAAATCAATAAATTTCTcccatgttttttctttttattttttaaagattGATTTTATGCCTATAAAACAATGTGATTCTCTTGCATCAACGTTTTGATGAGAATAATGTTGCCCCCTAAATCGATTAATTTGAGGGCCTAATACATTTggaggaaaaaaatataaaatgttcCTATTTTATTGTCCTCTTATTTGTATTCCATTCAGTTTCTGATACGTGACATAATTATTGATACTATAAATTATTAACAAGTAGAGTAAAAAAACCTTCGGATCCGATGACCACATGAAACGGTAGGTATCCTCCGATCTAGTAGACTTCCGGGAATCGTTCCTATAAGGAAAACCCTTCCcttcctatttttctttttttttctttttttctaatgGATAAGttacaaaaatacccccaaaGTTAATATAAGGAAACTGCAATGTCTGTATTAATACTTATAATATAAGGAAACTGCAATCCCTTCCATTCctgcttttctttttctttttccagtGGATAAGttacaaaaataccctcaaAGTTTCATAAGCAATTTTACTTTAATAGGATCGTTTCTGGGTATGGACAGAAGAGAAGATCAATTCCAATAAGAATACACAAATATGAAAGGAAAACTAACATTAATAAAGAATGGAATAGTTgattcactacaagaaaaataaaatatgcatATAGACTTAATTTTTCGATCCGACAACCTGAGCTTATGCCGATTCTGATGCTCCATCTGATTATGATTAAGTGAACTCTTCCTCTCAGTTACTGAAACCATCTTGGCGATACTAAACTCTCAACATAAGGGGAAGCATAAAACCTGCCTACAAACTTTGGCCGATGCATAATATTAATGTAACCATCTTCTGGGTCAATAGTTTTTAGTCCATGTTCCCGGGTATGGACTAAAACCTTTCCACCCTTTGCACAGCAAAGGCGGATAAAATTATCCAATCTTTGGTCCTTTTAATTGAACATAGACATAGCCTCACTCGACAAATTCACAAGATCCAATCTTTCTTCCAccatatcaaaatataaaataaattctgCTACCTTACCATCAACAAAATGACTTCCAATCCAATGGAGACGATTTCTTGTATAAATACTAATGTTTTGGTCAATCACGTATCTGAAGGTTTTTGGTATTTTCTTCTTACTCCATGAACTATTTTTCAGTGAAAAGACTTCAACAAATCTACTATTGTTATGCGTATATTGAGGTACT
The sequence above is drawn from the Euphorbia lathyris chromosome 6, ddEupLath1.1, whole genome shotgun sequence genome and encodes:
- the LOC136232956 gene encoding F-box/kelch-repeat protein At3g23880-like; this translates as MDGGGRCTKEDAVVELIEEILIEILSRLPVKSLLRFKMVCKSWYSIINSKQSIKKHLNHANSIHSNQHDNLLGLHIPSWDASNRCFLYNENLDGSIHAKEVGFPFKLVEVCNYCNGLICFNVSGHGILIWNPSLPLEYKIIPMDKTKRRPDLDRFCVAIGYDSTTDDYKIVRVPKYTHNNSRFVKVFSLKSSSWSKKKIPKNFRYVIDQNMSIYTRNRLHWIGSHFVDGKVAEFIVYFDMVEERLDLVNTPGEVVSMFNYKDQRLDFIRHCCARGGKVLVHTREHGLRTIDPEDGYINIMHRPEFVGRFYASHYVESLVSPRWFQ